CCAACTAAGGACGGTTGTTGTTTCAACGCAAAGCTTTTGGCCACATGCCCCAAGTGAAGTTTCTTGATCATAAATATTCTTTTCAGCTCACCACGATGTGCTGTGTAAGCACGGACCCAAGAGCAAAATCCCTTCCTAGCAAGTTCATCCATCTTGGGCTGAAAAAATGACAACGCAACAGTTAGCTTATGATACACAGAAACTAAGATCCCTATATAGAATCGTATTTGTAGACAAAAATTATCAGTGAAATCATGAGGAATAAGGATGATTGCGCTTCGGAAATCATCATCCCTCTTCGTTATTAGATGTAACATGATTTCAAACTAATGTAATGGCTCAATTTCGAGAGAAATAGTATTTGTATACTTGACAAGTTGACATATCAAGAGTACAACTTCTCTATTGATGTTTACTGTTACAAGTCATAAGATCAACCTGCAAGTCTAATTTAACCTCTGTTAATACATTAGATGTTAACCACCCAGGTAAACTAGGCATAGTGAATGATCAAACATCCTACCTAGAGCAGCTCACCTCACATGAACAACTAAGATGCAGCACAAAGGCCCTTTTTGGTGGGATTCAGCACAAATGATGATCAAAGGGAAACAAGGCCATTGCAGAGATTTGGGAGGAGACATAAATATGGGGAAATAGATGAAGAGTGGTTTATAGTTACCATTATCTAAGTCTAATCGCTTTGGAGTAGGTTGGATCTTTCTCCAGAATCTGCCACCATAAACAATGACTCAACAGCAGCAGGGATCATCCAATCCCACCACTTCAAAAAGTTCCCTTATCAATTCCACCAAACCAAATTGGTGGCTGTGATTAGGATTGAAGAGCCTAGCAGAAATCATAGAACATTATGAGTTGACATGTGATTTTGACAACCATGATCCATTTCCCTGTCAGACCCTCCATTTCCTTTCACTCAAACCTATCTGGCATTAATTTAGATTGTCAGCGGTTCATAAGTCCTCTTGCTTAGCATATGCATAAAACCAACCCTGGCAACTCCAAATGTTTCATTGTTGTAAAAGCTCTAAGCCAAACAACGATAATGGCTCTAGAGTTAAATTTGGGCACATTTTTCCAAATCAAAATAGGATTAACATGTTAAAATACAGGTTTCTCATGTATCATTTAGTTAGATGGAAATGGAGTATCTATATTAAACCAGAATTCAGAAAGATCAGCAGTGTATCACCTTGGAAATGATGAATGATTCAAGTGCCTTCTGGAGACAAAGGACCCAAGGATGCAAGTCGATGAAAACAGACTTCTTTACGTGTTTGTTCTGTCCGTGTAATGTAAAATTATCCAACACTTTGAGAAGAGGATACTCTGCTAGTGAAACACCATGTTTCTCCAAGTCCTGTAAATAATCTATTTCAACTGGTTGCAGAAATAATAAGGACTCTCCCCTTTCACCCAGACGAGCAGTTCTACCAACTCTGCATCATGAATTCATCAAGGATCAGAAATCATAGTCTTAACATCACGCTTTAAGACTTTAACATTACATAAAAGACAGCATGGGAGGATCCTTTTGTATCTAGAAGAAGAGCTATCCATGAAACAAATTCCACTTCCTGATAGATATTACATCATGTatgtttttcattttcaaaGTGGGTCCTTCTAGGCTATTTATTGCAGCAAATTTGGATACAATGATATGACAATCATTTAGTTATTCAtaatattaattgattttaaaatccCTCATGGAATGGATAAGACATTCTTAAGATGCTAAAGTGGCATAGCTGTTAGCCCCTGAATATTTACGAGTGACAAAGTTCTCCATTAACAGCATTGATCTAACTAATTGAAGCTCGGAGATCacttgttttttaaataaaagatcaaataaaataaagttatacAATCGATATAAAATGGTCCGGGGAGGTTTGTTTGGACTGCAATTAGCATAAAAAACTAGAattaaaatcagaaaaaaaaaatgcctTCCACATAACCACCCCTAAAAACATGGGAAAAGAagccaaaacaaaaaataggtaTACATACCTGTGTACATATTCAGTAGCTTCCCCAGGAGAATCATACTGTATGATGCATCGAACCTTTGGAAAATCCAGGCCTCTAGCAGAAACATCAGTGGACAAAAGCAAAGCAGATTTCTCAGTTTTAAAAGCCTGAAAAGTAGATCTCCGGTCTTCATGTTCCATATTACCATGCAATCGAAAAGTTTGGCATCCAAGAAACATCTGTATGACCCTTTCTTTTGTTTGAGGATCAGTCGAGAAGTGGAACTCACTTAGTAGCGAATGGTGAAAGTCTACCGCATCACATGTCGAAAAGAATACCACAACCTGTAAAATCACTAGGTCAATTATGTGAATCTTAAAGCATAATATTTGAATAACAGCATGTTCAATTGAAAAGGGGAAAATAAAGTTAAGGATCGATGCATGCCAAATATAAGTTCCAgtcacataaataaaaaataatgccTTCCATTTGTCAACTGTTTTCAAGGGATATCGACAAGCTTTTGTTGTCCCCATTTATATAATTCTTCATAAGTACACCAGAAATATTAAATTGTTCACGGTCATGTCAATATTTGCCAATGATAAGAAATACAGCTACTAAAAGCAAGAGAGAATGCGGAGAGTTAAAAATCTTCTAACTCCAACAACCTACATATAATATAGATAAGGAAAGTATCTTTAGAGCAAGTGACGCCTAACCTTTTGTGAAGTGTCTCTTTCAAAAAGATGCTTTAGAATTGAAAGAAGAACAGCAAGCCGAGAACCACAAGGCACTGCTTAGCAAAATTGTATTCCAATTAGGTACTCAGCATCTTAAGAATATTAACCGCGAAATGCAGTGaaggaaagataaaaaagaaactaATTATCACATACCTTTCACATATCTCTGAATTAACTGTCTGGGGATTTTATAATCTACAGCTGTTGGCATTTTACTGGAATACTTgacttcatcatcttcatcagaCTCTGAAGAATCAATGCTTTCAATTGTTGATACTGGTTTTCTTGTTTTACCCTCAAGACCAATCATCACTGGATTGTGTAAACTTATTTTAGCAAGATGGTTCACTTTCTCATTTAAGGTGGCAGAAAAAAGCAAATTCTGCCTTTGAAATTCAGAGTTTCTTGGAACTGTACTCTCCTTGTAATCATTTGCTGCTTTCCTTGAACCCAAAAGATCTAGTATTTCCTGTATATCTTGTCCAAATCCTAATTCCAAAATCCTGTAGAAAACCATACATTTGTGTACAAGAATGATGATGTATTCTTCAAATGATCTAAAAGGCGCCCAGGTGTTGCTATAAGAATTGATATGCCTAAAATAATAACCACAGGTTACAAATTTGACCAAGTACAGTGAATGTCCAACCTTGTTCCTCTGACAAGCTAAAGcatattttaaataatgttATCATGAAACAGCTTTATTTCATTATGTTGTTGCTATCAGTTTGATTATTCCATCGcatgaacaaaagaaaaagattaaaaagGGACAAAACCTTAAATATGAAAAGATAATAGGAATGCTGTTCTTTTTTTCCCtattaaaaatgttattgataaatATACTTGATTTCTACCTTTGCGTAGCCTAGCTTTCTCCTTTGATCTATTTTCACCACCCATAACATACCCGGGAACAATCCAATGGAATCGATGCAATAGCTTTTGAAGAATTTCATAAACCTGCAGACATAGCTCACGCGTCGGTACAAGGACCAACGCTATTTCCAACAAATCAATTAAATCTGTAACTGATTCAgactaaattaaagaaagaaatgcAATACTATTTTGTGTTACAAAAAGGGGAAAACAAACAGTCAGTACAAGTGTACAACATtcccataaaaaaaattaacacaaatcTTTCAGATGATGCATTATCATTAAAGTTCACATATGTGCTCCTCAATAGAAGTAACAAACAACATATTATTGGNNNNNCTATATTCAGTGAAGTATCAAAAACTTACGAGCAAGATATATATCACGAAGAATATCATTGAGACAGAGAGAAGAATATTTACAAGATGGAGGGTAAGAGATCCTCCATATAAGAGCAAAAACAATCCAAAGGAGAGCTATCGATGTAGTGTAGCTTTAAAATCTCTCAACATGTCTGGGAGGGAAAGACTTATATTATGAGCTTTATACAAAATAGATGCTAGAAGGTCTAATCTTATCCCATAAAACTTGCTTGTCTGAATTTAAGGTGCGACAATAGTGCTCCAACCAAAAGAGAAACTTTCTATGTTCACCTTTTCCCATTTGAAAGCATTATTTCAACTTTCAAGCTATAGCAGTATGCTCAAATCCAGGGCAATGTGACATGATACACAGTAACAAGCATGCATAATTGTTATCTGTCTGTGACAAATAAATGGAGAGAAATTGAACAAATAGGTATAAAAAAAAGACTTACCAAATGTTCCATCAGAGCGTTGTATGCGAGTATCATAATTCTGCAAGTGATGAATAAGTGGAGCTAAGTAGGCAACTGTCTTCCCTGTGCCTGTGGCAGCATTAATAAGTCTAAAATTTTATCATTAAGGAACCCAGAAATAAGAAGATATAGCATGTGCTAAAGCAAAGAAGATGAAGGAAGATTTCTAAATCCAGAGAGAAGGAAAAAAGGATACGCATGACGGCCAGCGAGAATAACAGGAATGGCTTGAGCTTGCACCAGAGTTGGAACCTCGAATCCCAATTTTTCTAACAacaaaaaacatataaactCTTTTCCCATTTGGAACAAAAAAATGGGGAAATTGTAGGTTACTCTTAAGCTCAATCTAACCAGGCATGCTTCTGTGACACTAGGAAtgaaaatttatgaaagaaataaaaatcagAGAAAGCAGGAGAGCAAGAGAGGAAATACCACGCAGTTCATCGCATAAGGAAGGGTGAAGGCCAAGGCTAGAGAAGGAGCAAGAAGCAAAAACGCTGTCATTTCCTATGGTTGCATTGCTGGCAGCATTGCCAACATCTTTCTTCTCATTCTTATTTTCCATCACTTTCTTGCTGCCTTTTTCGCTCTTCTTCATccccattttttttctttcaaattctcAACTCTATAGCACCATTACACCAAGGGTTTAACTAAAATTAGAGATGGAAGATATTgcaatagtagtagtagtagtagtagtaataataataataataataataataattaataataataataataataataataatgatgatgatgatgatgataacaataataacaataataacaataataacaataacaataataacaataataacaagaataacaataacaataataataagaataacaataacaataataacaataataacaacaataacaacaataacaataacaataataacaataataacaataataataataataaccaggATTCCTACAGTTACAGCTAATGAACGTTGTGCCAGAGTAATACACTCCcctcttagattctttaattgTGCTGCAGGAGTTGTGCATTATTGACTAGAGAATAGTAAAAGAACAAACAATATTTGATTCAAGAGTCACACCATCATCAAAACTAGAATAACTCAATAAGCAATTCTACAAactctaaaaccctaaacccttatcCAATGCCATACCAACTCAGATGACAAAACAGCATAAAGCTTGGTCGAGACCTAATACAACTCGTGAATTTATTCTCAATTATAGTTTACAATCGAAGCTGCAACAAACACAAGTATTAGTATAATTTTCTGATTATGCCTCATTGATTATCATATTGACAGttccatttttttaattgttaaaaaaaagctttcattttaataaaaatatgctaTGTATATCAGCCATACAAATATCAATAACAAACTCTctggttttctattttttttttgttgaaaaacaAACATGAAAAGGACTTCGATGCTCAATCACAAAAGGTGCTGCATGAAACATATTGGCAAAAGAGAATTCAACACAAAGATCAATTACTATTGTAGATATTGATTCAAGAAGAATAAGCTAATAACATTAACTGATATGGTACCATAAGTAAGAATGTAATGTAATAGCCAATTCAAGAGAACCATGAAATCAGAAATCACAAGCAAATAGCACCATAAAGAGCACAAATATAAAAGATCACAAAACTTGCCTCTTGGGAGAAGTCACGCACGAAAAAAGGGGCGGTTGATGCACCGAAGCAGTGGTGCATTCACTAGCGGCGGCGACGGGGAGGGAGCACTGACGCGGCGACAGTTTGGTTGGCTTCACTGCTTCACAGCTCGAAACACCTCAGCTGGTCTCTCTCCTCAGTTGCAGTTCACGTTAGGGGAAAGGCACGATAAAGAAATAGGGTTATATAAAGAAAAGGGCAACTTTGGAATATTATAGTTTAGACAGTGATGTTTTTGACATTTCAGAACATAAAAGCAAAATTCTAAACACAAAAGGGTAGAGAAATTTTCACATGTTCCGGTTACTTTTATTAGAATAACAATATTACTATACGGAAATCACAAATATGTTCTTTTTAGTTcagattaaaaatattaaaataaatatataataattaattattactaacATTATCTAAATAACTtacttgtttaattttttaaattttggcaTCGCAGTTGATTATTGCCCGCTGCTGCTGCTTGGTGGGTCTTGGAGGTGAAAAAGTGTGGCTGGTGATTGTTTTcgaaagggaaagggaaagtTTGAGAGTGAATGAGTGAGAGGGAAGTGAGAGCGAGAGTGACGAAAGTGAATGAAATGCTGAGAGTGAGAGCGCGCGACCTATTTGGAGAAAGAGGGGGGAGTCGCAACGAGTCACGTGTCTGCACCGCAGCAACGCGTGTCGCGCATGCAGTATAAATTGTATTTTCTTTGGTTgcgaaataaaaaaaaaaaaaactcgatattttttgttagttgATGTACAATGCTAGGGGCAGACGGGTAGCTGtgaaacaattaaaattttgagcTCACACTTCTTTGTTCCTTCACTCCTTGGTAATCAAGAATCGTTTTTTGTTGAGATGAGGACGATAAACGAAGTAATCGAAGTGGATGGGTTAGAGGCGAGGTTATTGGACTTGGAGGGCGGTGAGAGTGAAGCGGTGCTTTATGCGGCGTCGTTTGTAGAAAGCGAAGAGAGGTTTGTGAAATACAACACAGTGCAATGGGTGCTTTACTCGCTTCTTCTCATATTGGCATGGGGAATTGGCTTCCTCATGTTGCTCTATCTTCCTGTTAGGAGGTTTGTGCTCAGAACCGACATACGCTCCAGAAAGCTCTACCTCACTCCTAATTCCATTGTTTACAAGGTCTAATTCaaatccttttcttcttcttctttcttccaatTTTTCTGCACTTTGAATCAACTAATTTTATACCTAGATTAGTTCacaaaattatccaaaatatTCGACAAAACTATCCAATGAATTATCCATCGGATTGTTTTGTTCAACTAATCTTGTCTTTGAGGAATATTGAGTTAGTTTACAAttacatctttctaaaacttttagttcaaattttcattttatttatttatttttggtaataATGTAGTCTTTATCTTTAGGAAATTTAATTCGGAGTGCATTATATATCGTATTCTCATGAGGCGAATTAGGTTGTTCGggatttaaaagttaaaatttggaGTGTTTATAGGGAAGACCAGTGTCACTTCTTATAAAAGGAGGACAATGTATATTTCTACAAATGATGGGGTGCATTATTCCTAATCTCAATTTTCAAGGGAAGTGAGTGTAAATTACTTGTTCTCTTctcattattattagtttttaaaagcTGAAAGGAAGGATTTCATAACAGAGATAACAGAGAGGTGAAGAATTGATGAAGAATAATCTGAATACTGTTATCTTGATTGAGTTGGAAAATACATAGGACAAATATCCTTGTATTGGAGCTGATAGTTACACATCTATTACAGATAACAGAATATAAGTAACAGAATTGAAAAGCCTGTGACTAACAGATTTGACTGTCTCAACAGAATTGACAGATTTAGTTATAATTATAATCACCTTTTTACTCTCCACAGATTTTGGTAAGGGAAAAGGGTTTTGCTTTCTGCATGGAGTAGGTACTTTCTGAGTGGTGGTCTACTAGTTAGTAGTGGTTAGTACGTAGTAAATAGTTGGGATTTTGGCAGTATAATTAGTCTCACTGGTAACGAAACAACCTCGTAATTTCATATTAGATGAGATCAATTACATGAATCAAACAAGCAGTTTGTCTTTTTGGActcatcaataaaaaaaagggaaacccAGTGCAAGCATCCCGCATTAATGCAGGGTTTGTGGAAGGGCAGCACCCAAAGGGTGTAATGTGTACAACCTAACCTAATAATTACATCAGTGGCTGTTTCCACAGCTTGAATCCGTGACCTTGAGGTATGGTGGAAGGCTGAAAAAAGAATAAACTTGATTTTGATCACATGTCAATTTATTACGTTTGCATTTATTGATCCCTTGATGtgttttatacatatatttgttTGTTTAGTCCAGGTTACGAGGCCAGTACCATTTCCATGTTTTGGGGTCCTGCAGAAAGAGAAGCATGTTTTATTGCAGAATGTAGCTGATGTTGTCGTTGAACAAGGTGTGTAGAATTTGGAGTTCTCTTCTGTGTTCAACTAAGCTTTTGACCACATTATTTGTGGTTCTAGTTTCAAACTGTCTATTTTGGTAGGCCCTGTTTCTTGTTTTAGGCCTTCTGACCTTCAGCAATCGTTTTCGGGGGGTGCTATGGTTTTTGTTTCTGTTATTTCTATTGCCTGATTTCATCTATTCGCAGGATATTTGCAGTCACATTTTGGTGTTTATTCTCTTAGAATTGAAAATATTGGTGTACGAAGACCACCTAGTGATGATGTTAAAATCCAGGGTGTTGCAAATCCACATGCTTTCAGGAAGGTATTTGGTAGTGCCCAACCATGCACCggtgataaaataatttttcttttgcttgttttttgTGTCACTATAAGTTGATAACATGGGTTAAGTGAAAATGCTTTTTGCATCCTTTGATTTCTTTACAGGCCATAATGATGCGCCTATCAAACATGAGAAATGAGATGTTCTCTACACAGGTTTCTACATTAGATGTTCCACATATGATGGTAGGTTATTTATTCTAGAGTAACATTATTGAACATAGTCATTATCGTATTCTATGCTGACATTACCATCCATCAAACGTGGATGAGGTGTGGACTCCATTGATCCATGGGTGTATGTCAGCTCAATGTATGGTGATAGCTATGTTGGCAATTGTTCCATACTGTGTGCTGGCTTGTGGTAATAAATAACTTGAATTCCCCACTATTTTTGGTCCTTTTTTTCTTGTCGGTAACCATTGATAAAGTTTAACCCAATAAAACTAAAGGGTGTGGTTCGCAGaatgttttcattttcttgggAAGATCTTTTAGGTAAGATTTCCACGAATGTGAAAACATTCCACAAACCACACCTGCTAAAGGGTGTTGATTATAGCTCCCATTGTTCTTGTTGTTTGCTTATTATATCCATCCTCTTTTTTTCCTTCACTCTGTCATTCGTTTCTTTCATCTGTAGATGTCTCCTTcaaagtcattgagacaagatTCCACTTCTGGAGAGCTGCTGCTGTTGCAGAAACTAGAGGAAGTTGGAAACTCTGTCAAGGTAGAAAAGTAAAgacaatatattattatatgtgcAGTAGTCAATTGCATGAACTTCAGGGTGAGGAGAAACACGAAGGTTAAGTATGGATTGAgacagaaaatgaaataaaaaacttaaaaagaaaataggGAATAAAAGACGgggaaaaacaagaagaaagaaagaagaaaagatatttagttgtatgttttgtttatatTCTTTTGGCTAAGCACTGGTGATTTATGGTCACTGCAGAAAATTCAGTGTTTATTTGAGGAGCAACAATCTCATACAGCAGAATCTACAGATTGAAGTTTGTGAAAAGTTCAGGTAACCTATTTTCCAGGTAATGATAAACACTGTTAGGTGTTATAATTAAAGAAGGTATCATATTATATCTTAAATATATCATAGAATATCAAAGCATATCTGTGATGATTGCATATAATCCGTTTCCTTATTAAACTGGGAAGATTTTCTTGTCTATTAGATCAATAAATTGAAGAGATTATATGATATCTTCTTTATTTCTAACATTGTTATTGATTTGCTTACAGAAAATGATAAGAATAGTAACAGACAAATATTAGGAAAAATATTTGCCCATGTCAATTTTTGCAGTGTTGTTAGTGGCTTTCTAAAGAATTGGTGCACTTCTCTTTAGTATTTTATTGAGCTATCCAATAAAATTTTGCATTAGCTTATCTattat
The genomic region above belongs to Arachis duranensis cultivar V14167 chromosome 3, aradu.V14167.gnm2.J7QH, whole genome shotgun sequence and contains:
- the LOC107479202 gene encoding LOW QUALITY PROTEIN: DEAD-box ATP-dependent RNA helicase 17-like (The sequence of the model RefSeq protein was modified relative to this genomic sequence to represent the inferred CDS: inserted 1 base in 1 codon), coding for MGMKKSEKGSKKVMENKNEKKDVGNAASNATIGNDSVFASCSFSSLGLHPSLCDELREKLGFEVPTLVQAQAIPVILAGRHALINAATGTGKTVAYLAPLIHHLQNYDTRIQRSDGTFALVLVPTRELCLQVYEILQKLLHRFHWIVPGYVMGGENRSKEKARLRKGISILIATPGRLLDHLKNTSSFLYTNVWFSXRILELGFGQDIQEILDLLGSRKAANDYKESTVPRNSEFQRQNLLFSATLNEKVNHLAKISLHNPVMIGLEGKTRKPVSTIESIDSSESDEDDEVKYSSKMPTAVDYKIPRQLIQRYVKVPCGSRLAVLLSILKHLFERDTSQKVVVFFSTCDAVDFHHSLLSEFHFSTDPQTKERVIQMFLGCQTFRLHGNMEHEDRRSTFQAFKTEKSALLLSTDVSARGLDFPKVRCIIQYDSPGEATEYVHRVGRTARLGERGESLLFLQPVEIDYLQDLEKHGVSLAEYPLLKVLDNFTLHGQNKHVKKSVFIDLHPWVLCLQKALESFIISKPKMDELARKGFCSWVRAYTAHRGELKRIFMIKKLHLGHVAKSFALKQQPSLVGQSFQKQNKKRKRFEKKIGLSKKRKIARVT
- the LOC107479203 gene encoding uncharacterized protein LOC107479203; its protein translation is MRTINEVIEVDGLEARLLDLEGGESEAVLYAASFVESEERFVKYNTVQWVLYSLLLILAWGIGFLMLLYLPVRRFVLRTDIRSRKLYLTPNSIVYKVTRPVPFPCFGVLQKEKHVLLQNVADVVVEQGYLQSHFGVYSLRIENIGVRRPPSDDVKIQGVANPHAFRKAIMMRLSNMRNEMFSTQVSTLDVPHMMMSPSKSLRQDSTSGELLLLQKLEEVGNSVKKIQCLFEEQQSHTAESTD